From the Maioricimonas rarisocia genome, one window contains:
- a CDS encoding nuclear transport factor 2 family protein — protein sequence MSFPLRCLATVLLLFPVIAINVSAAGDDAEKSAVEKELDEHGKRWQKAVEERDEETLRELLAEDFMAIETDGSTKTREQYIENVTQTNLTYREGELKNLKVRIYGNTAVVTARAILDVTKDGRDLDVPVRVTSVLVKRNGRWEGQVLHGTLIR from the coding sequence ATGAGTTTCCCGCTGCGCTGCCTCGCCACCGTACTTCTGCTGTTTCCCGTGATTGCCATCAATGTGTCCGCCGCCGGGGATGACGCGGAAAAGAGTGCCGTCGAGAAAGAACTGGACGAGCATGGCAAACGATGGCAGAAAGCCGTCGAGGAGCGGGACGAAGAGACTCTGCGGGAACTGCTCGCCGAGGACTTCATGGCGATCGAGACCGACGGCAGCACGAAGACCCGGGAGCAGTACATCGAGAACGTGACCCAGACGAACCTGACGTATCGCGAGGGGGAACTGAAGAACCTGAAGGTTCGCATCTACGGGAACACGGCAGTGGTGACGGCGCGGGCGATTCTGGACGTGACGAAGGACGGTCGGGACCTCGATGTGCCGGTGCGGGTGACGTCGGTGCTGGTGAAACGGAACGGCCGCTGGGAAGGTCAGGTCCTGCATGGGACGCTGATCCGTTAG
- a CDS encoding IS110 family RNA-guided transposase: MSTVARFVGLDYHDDSVRVCVMDSQGNVLASRDVDNHWCDVASLVEHTLPDGCEQFTVEASLEACNGAAHLAHELIERAGWSVRLGHAGIVNRMKQNPDKSDKADAFILADLVRIGYLPRVWLAPQEIQDLRTLVRLRTQYVKRQTEIKLRIRALLRGLRLKAPKDINPWTRAWLAWLKATEMNEITTFVRDEHIEELERIKEKIGRVEAQLKKVTRGDAVVARLLSLDGVGWITAITMRAEIAHFERFNSGKQLARYCGVTPRNASSGKRQADAGLVKAGNNHLRQVLIQAAHRLINFDPHWKAFAHRLKKQGKEYNVIVAAVANRWVRRLYHHMQPERLLSP, encoded by the coding sequence ATGTCGACCGTAGCACGTTTTGTCGGACTCGACTACCACGACGATTCTGTGAGGGTGTGCGTGATGGATTCCCAGGGCAACGTCCTCGCCAGCCGCGATGTGGACAACCACTGGTGTGACGTCGCGTCCCTGGTCGAGCACACGCTTCCGGACGGCTGCGAACAGTTCACCGTGGAGGCATCACTCGAAGCCTGCAACGGAGCAGCACACCTGGCACACGAACTCATCGAACGGGCCGGTTGGTCCGTCCGACTGGGACATGCGGGGATCGTCAATCGCATGAAGCAGAACCCCGACAAGAGCGATAAGGCGGACGCATTCATCCTCGCGGACCTGGTCCGGATCGGCTATCTGCCCCGCGTCTGGCTGGCACCGCAGGAGATCCAGGATCTGCGGACGCTCGTGCGACTGAGAACCCAGTACGTGAAACGACAGACCGAAATCAAACTGCGAATCCGTGCCCTCTTGCGAGGTCTGCGACTGAAGGCCCCGAAAGACATCAATCCCTGGACCCGGGCCTGGTTGGCGTGGCTGAAAGCCACTGAGATGAACGAAATCACGACCTTCGTCCGCGATGAACACATCGAGGAACTCGAACGGATCAAGGAGAAGATCGGCCGCGTCGAAGCCCAACTCAAGAAGGTGACCAGGGGCGACGCCGTCGTGGCCCGCCTGCTGTCCCTGGACGGCGTCGGCTGGATCACCGCGATCACCATGCGGGCCGAGATTGCCCACTTCGAACGGTTCAACTCCGGCAAGCAGCTGGCCCGCTACTGCGGAGTCACGCCCAGGAACGCCTCGTCCGGAAAACGACAGGCCGATGCCGGCCTGGTCAAGGCGGGCAACAACCACCTGCGGCAGGTGCTCATTCAGGCGGCCCACCGACTGATCAACTTTGACCCTCACTGGAAGGCATTTGCCCACCGTCTCAAGAAACAGGGCAAGGAGTACAACGTGATTGTGGCGGCGGTCGCCAACCGCTGGGTGCGTCGACTGTATCACCACATGCAGCCGGAGCGACTGCTCAGCCCCTGA
- a CDS encoding class I SAM-dependent methyltransferase → MQAAHLDELVELEESYWWHVAKRQLALRLLQQYCPPPGRLVEGGIGSCRNLLEFREAGYDVSGFDVMPEAVELAHERGLTDVRQHDLSQPWPLEADSVRAVVLLDVIEHIEDPVRVLQNAGEVLSPGGCIIVTVPAYQWLFGRWDEALGHFRRYTGRRLRSEARQAGLKVRKLTYWNAFTLPAAIAVRTCQKLRPPRETSAEFPRVSPFTNRMLLTCADAERWMMDRLPVPCGLSVVGVLCK, encoded by the coding sequence ATGCAAGCGGCTCATCTCGACGAACTCGTCGAGCTGGAAGAATCGTACTGGTGGCACGTGGCGAAGCGTCAGCTCGCGCTGCGGCTGCTGCAGCAGTACTGTCCGCCCCCCGGCCGACTGGTCGAGGGAGGCATCGGCTCCTGCCGCAACCTGCTCGAATTCCGCGAAGCCGGCTACGACGTCAGCGGTTTCGACGTGATGCCAGAAGCGGTCGAGCTCGCCCACGAACGCGGGCTGACCGACGTACGGCAGCATGACCTGTCGCAGCCCTGGCCGCTGGAAGCCGACTCGGTGCGGGCGGTGGTGCTGCTCGATGTCATCGAACATATCGAGGATCCGGTGCGGGTGCTGCAGAACGCGGGCGAGGTACTCTCGCCGGGCGGCTGCATCATCGTGACCGTTCCCGCGTATCAGTGGCTGTTCGGCCGCTGGGACGAAGCTCTGGGGCACTTCCGCCGCTACACCGGCCGGCGACTGCGCAGCGAAGCGCGGCAGGCCGGCCTGAAGGTGCGGAAGCTGACGTACTGGAACGCCTTCACGCTTCCCGCGGCGATTGCCGTGCGGACATGCCAGAAGCTGCGTCCGCCCCGCGAGACGTCGGCCGAGTTTCCTCGTGTCTCCCCGTTTACAAACCGCATGTTGCTCACGTGTGCCGATGCCGAACGCTGGATGATGGATCGGCTGCCGGTGCCCTGTGGACTGTCTGTTGTTGGAGTGCTCTGCAAATGA
- a CDS encoding glycosyltransferase family 2 protein, with translation MIGFESTTVPRKPLQQALISVVLPLYNEAVVLRTLHKRVQEALEQCGCRYEILFVDDGSTDGGGEFLDQLAARTPAVRVIHFSRNFGHQAAVQAGLEHAAGDAVVIMDSDLQDLPEAIPDFVRLWTEGYDVVYAVRHGRKENGLKRMAFYGFYRMLNAVARTPMPMDAGNFGLLDRRVVQEIAALPDRDRYFPGLRSWVGFRQTGIAVERGKRHDDRPRVTLTGLFRLAKTALFAFSSFPLTMFYGIALVSMLVCGGVTGFTLYHKLVTGLAIPGWASMTMLASFFGALNALGIGILGEYAIRIYDQVRARPQYIISRRTNVPVGDSRRQQQLLNWLAENWSGDEEEIEARLDRVSALAATAAD, from the coding sequence ATGATCGGGTTTGAATCGACCACCGTGCCGCGGAAGCCTCTTCAGCAGGCGCTGATCTCGGTTGTGCTGCCGCTGTACAACGAAGCCGTTGTGCTGCGGACGCTGCACAAGCGCGTCCAGGAGGCACTCGAGCAGTGCGGCTGCCGCTACGAAATTCTGTTTGTCGACGACGGTTCGACGGACGGTGGCGGCGAGTTTCTGGATCAGCTGGCGGCCCGAACCCCTGCGGTGCGGGTCATTCACTTCTCGCGGAATTTCGGTCACCAGGCCGCTGTGCAGGCCGGGCTCGAGCACGCCGCCGGCGATGCCGTGGTCATCATGGATTCCGACCTGCAGGACCTTCCGGAAGCGATTCCCGACTTCGTGCGGCTCTGGACCGAAGGCTACGACGTTGTGTATGCGGTCCGGCACGGTCGCAAGGAGAACGGCCTGAAGCGGATGGCATTCTACGGCTTCTACCGCATGCTGAATGCTGTCGCGCGGACGCCAATGCCGATGGATGCTGGCAACTTCGGCCTGCTCGACCGCCGTGTCGTCCAGGAAATTGCGGCGCTTCCGGATCGGGACCGTTACTTCCCGGGACTGCGCAGCTGGGTCGGGTTCCGTCAGACCGGCATCGCCGTCGAGAGGGGAAAGCGGCACGACGATCGCCCGCGAGTGACGCTGACCGGTCTGTTCCGCCTGGCGAAGACCGCGTTGTTCGCCTTCTCGTCCTTCCCGCTGACGATGTTCTACGGCATCGCGCTGGTCTCGATGCTGGTGTGTGGCGGCGTGACCGGGTTCACGCTGTACCACAAGCTGGTGACCGGCCTGGCGATCCCCGGCTGGGCGTCGATGACGATGCTGGCGTCGTTCTTCGGGGCGCTCAATGCGCTGGGGATCGGCATCCTGGGAGAGTACGCGATCCGTATCTACGACCAGGTGCGGGCTCGTCCGCAGTACATCATCTCGCGGCGGACAAACGTCCCCGTCGGCGACTCGCGGCGCCAGCAGCAGTTGCTGAACTGGCTGGCCGAGAACTGGTCCGGCGATGAGGAAGAGATCGAAGCACGTCTCGACCGCGTCTCGGCACTGGCGGCAACCGCTGCCGACTGA
- a CDS encoding gamma-glutamylcyclotransferase family protein: MLIFAYGSNMCRPRMRQRVPSAEIVDVGAIAGFDLRFHKRSVDGSGKADAFATGDDTHVVWGVTWRIDPVHKPILDECESLGVGYDCETVTVRSQAQGRLEALAYLARPEVLDPVLRPYHWYKQLVVTGAAQHALPDEYVALLHMVASIDDPERQRHEQHVRLLCDLR, encoded by the coding sequence ATGCTCATCTTCGCCTACGGATCCAACATGTGCCGGCCACGGATGCGCCAGCGCGTCCCCTCGGCCGAAATCGTCGACGTCGGGGCCATCGCCGGCTTCGACCTGCGGTTCCATAAGCGGAGCGTCGACGGGTCCGGCAAGGCGGATGCCTTCGCCACGGGCGACGACACCCACGTCGTCTGGGGTGTCACCTGGCGGATCGATCCGGTCCACAAGCCGATTCTGGACGAGTGCGAATCACTCGGGGTCGGCTACGACTGCGAGACGGTCACCGTCCGATCGCAGGCGCAGGGACGCCTTGAAGCACTTGCGTACCTGGCCCGCCCCGAAGTCCTCGACCCCGTGCTGCGGCCGTATCATTGGTACAAGCAGTTGGTCGTCACCGGTGCAGCCCAGCACGCGTTGCCCGACGAGTACGTGGCCTTGCTGCACATGGTCGCATCGATCGACGATCCCGAGCGGCAGCGGCACGAACAGCACGTCCGGCTGCTGTGCGATCTTCGCTGA
- a CDS encoding carbon storage regulator → MLVLSRKENESIQIGENVVVKVVSIGNGRVRLAIDAPREISIVRGELVEAVRNQSAAPLNSPVEAKPAAAPAVVS, encoded by the coding sequence ATGCTTGTTCTGTCCCGCAAGGAAAACGAGTCGATTCAAATCGGCGAGAACGTTGTCGTGAAAGTGGTCTCGATCGGAAACGGTCGTGTTCGCCTGGCGATCGACGCTCCCCGTGAAATCAGCATCGTTCGCGGTGAGCTCGTCGAGGCAGTCCGCAATCAGTCGGCCGCCCCGCTGAACAGTCCTGTCGAAGCGAAGCCGGCGGCGGCGCCTGCCGTCGTCAGCTGA
- a CDS encoding DUF7133 domain-containing protein, whose translation MQRVICAVAVCGLFTAIADAAPPLVVETDPNPPQRQRELFRIPDGFEIQLVASDPDIGQPMNLCFDAAGRLWVTHSVEYPYPAEGPDVEPRDARFAGVGDHPPRDRLSVIEGIGPDGTPQRIVHFAQGLNIPIGQVPVPGGAIAYSIPSIRRYRDTDGDLQADAAEVLYSGFGNLDTHGMVNSFTRWIDGWIYACHGFRNTSEVIGDDGVEFTMNSGNTFRFRENGSQIEQFTWGQVNPFGMAFDPFGNLYNADCHSMPVTLLLKGAYYPSFGKPHDGLGFGPDIIDHNHGSTGICGAAYHSGGHFPADYVDCLYICNPVTGRVHRDRLDWHGSTPLVQSQPDLISSEDGWFRPVDVAVGPDGALYIADFYNAIIGHYEVPLEHPRRDRTRGRIWRLVWKGGGDVESPSMPDLTAESVEELVSRLQSSNLTIRTLATNLLIDRHGDAAAEAVRPIVSGTREVRAAGPVVSEQHGFLASDVQLAHAMWVLERTDVLDNDLVAKLADDPAAIVRVHLGRVLAEKADWSDAVRAVSQRLLRDEDASVQRAAVEAMARHPQHDQVPLLLSVLKNAAADDTLLQHAVRIALRDHLRDEAIGEQVAASDWAPAELQTLAKVSLAVPTSSGAKLTRRAIEAEDLSVEVRRQLIEHSARYLAEDQLAGLVAMVRSLDGRDLESEYEDLEAVHAGLTQRGGRDESVLKPWGLELGERLIDRALAAGSRWSYRPLPGRSPGENPFGPRVRACADGKQDVLFHDSLSRAETLTGIWRSETFALPQRLTFWLAGHRGFPEQPAHDRNFVQLCDAVTGRTLERAFPPRHDTAQEVEWTFGEGEVGQQVYLEIVDGDDGNAYAWLAAGRFSLDGFEPTQFSAGRVAADLVGTLRMQELLPRLINVVANGPAGWTTRVRFARTLLEFDSRPLLAAMLEVVSEGLVSQAVGERVLQQVVAGEEMQEDELLKEVANLLPESGQRRFATILAGTPVGAEAVFSLIEAGRMSPRVLQDAQVADKLAAVAGQSARSRIADLTRDLPSQDAALQEMMAERLELLEGSRADLDRGTWVFKKSCASCHRIGQEGKQIGPQLDGVGIRGPRRLLEDILDPNRNVDGAFRTTTILLDSGKVVTGLVRREEGETLILANEKGEEFPVPVDEIDEQVKSSRSLMPANFGELLPPEDLRDLIGFLQAVTAEQASVR comes from the coding sequence ATGCAGCGGGTGATTTGTGCCGTCGCGGTCTGCGGTCTGTTCACAGCGATCGCGGATGCGGCTCCTCCTCTCGTCGTGGAAACGGACCCCAATCCGCCGCAGCGGCAGCGGGAGCTGTTTCGGATTCCCGATGGCTTCGAGATTCAACTCGTTGCCAGCGATCCGGACATCGGCCAGCCGATGAACCTCTGCTTCGATGCGGCCGGCCGGCTGTGGGTGACCCATTCGGTCGAGTACCCGTATCCGGCTGAAGGTCCAGACGTCGAGCCCCGCGACGCACGCTTTGCCGGCGTAGGAGACCATCCGCCACGAGACCGGTTGTCCGTTATTGAAGGAATCGGACCGGACGGGACGCCTCAGCGGATCGTTCACTTCGCCCAGGGATTGAACATTCCGATCGGCCAGGTGCCGGTCCCGGGCGGAGCGATCGCGTACAGCATTCCGTCCATCCGCCGGTACCGCGACACGGACGGCGACCTGCAGGCGGATGCTGCAGAAGTGCTGTATTCCGGCTTCGGCAACCTCGATACCCACGGGATGGTGAATTCCTTCACCCGCTGGATCGACGGCTGGATCTACGCCTGTCATGGCTTCCGCAATACGTCGGAGGTCATCGGAGACGACGGCGTCGAGTTCACGATGAACTCCGGCAATACGTTCCGCTTTCGCGAGAACGGCTCGCAGATCGAGCAGTTCACGTGGGGACAGGTGAACCCGTTCGGAATGGCGTTCGATCCCTTCGGCAATCTCTATAACGCCGACTGCCATTCGATGCCCGTCACGCTGCTGCTCAAGGGAGCGTACTACCCCAGCTTCGGCAAGCCGCACGACGGCCTTGGTTTCGGCCCCGACATCATTGACCACAATCACGGTTCGACAGGAATCTGCGGAGCGGCTTACCATTCCGGCGGCCACTTTCCTGCCGACTACGTCGACTGTCTGTATATCTGCAATCCGGTCACCGGGCGGGTGCACCGGGATCGACTGGACTGGCATGGATCGACGCCGCTCGTTCAGTCGCAGCCGGACCTGATTTCGTCGGAGGATGGCTGGTTCCGTCCCGTCGATGTCGCGGTCGGACCGGACGGCGCTCTGTACATCGCCGACTTCTATAACGCGATCATCGGTCACTACGAAGTGCCGCTGGAACACCCCCGCCGCGACCGGACGCGTGGCCGCATCTGGCGGCTGGTCTGGAAAGGTGGGGGGGACGTCGAGTCGCCGTCGATGCCCGATCTGACGGCAGAGTCCGTGGAAGAACTGGTCAGCCGGCTGCAGTCATCCAACCTCACCATCCGCACGCTGGCGACGAATCTGCTGATCGACCGGCATGGTGACGCGGCGGCGGAAGCGGTCCGCCCGATCGTGTCCGGTACTCGGGAAGTGCGGGCGGCTGGTCCGGTCGTCTCGGAGCAGCACGGGTTCCTGGCCTCCGACGTGCAGCTGGCTCATGCGATGTGGGTGCTCGAACGGACAGACGTCCTCGACAATGACCTGGTGGCGAAGCTGGCAGATGATCCCGCGGCAATCGTCCGCGTCCATCTGGGACGTGTTCTTGCCGAGAAAGCTGACTGGTCCGATGCCGTTCGGGCCGTCTCGCAACGTCTTCTCCGCGACGAGGACGCTTCTGTCCAGCGGGCGGCGGTCGAGGCGATGGCCCGGCATCCGCAGCATGACCAGGTGCCGTTGCTGCTGTCGGTTCTGAAGAACGCTGCCGCCGATGACACGTTGCTGCAGCACGCGGTCCGCATTGCGCTGCGGGATCACTTGCGTGACGAGGCGATCGGCGAGCAGGTCGCGGCCTCCGACTGGGCGCCGGCGGAGCTGCAGACGCTCGCAAAGGTCTCACTGGCAGTGCCGACATCCTCGGGAGCGAAGCTGACCCGACGGGCGATCGAGGCGGAAGACCTTTCTGTCGAGGTGCGCCGTCAGCTGATTGAGCACTCGGCTCGCTACCTGGCGGAGGACCAGCTTGCCGGGCTGGTCGCGATGGTGCGGAGCCTGGACGGTCGCGATCTCGAGAGCGAGTACGAGGATCTGGAGGCGGTTCATGCGGGGCTGACGCAGCGGGGCGGCAGGGACGAGTCGGTTCTCAAGCCGTGGGGACTCGAGTTGGGCGAGCGGCTGATCGATCGGGCACTCGCTGCGGGCAGTCGCTGGTCTTATCGGCCGCTGCCGGGCCGTTCACCGGGTGAGAACCCGTTCGGTCCGCGAGTGCGAGCCTGTGCCGACGGCAAGCAGGACGTCCTGTTTCATGACAGTCTGTCCCGAGCGGAAACCCTGACGGGGATCTGGCGGTCGGAGACGTTCGCCCTGCCGCAGCGGCTGACCTTCTGGCTGGCCGGGCATCGCGGCTTCCCCGAACAGCCCGCGCACGACAGAAACTTCGTTCAGCTTTGTGATGCCGTGACCGGCCGAACGCTCGAGCGGGCTTTCCCACCCCGTCACGACACGGCACAGGAAGTCGAATGGACGTTTGGCGAAGGAGAAGTCGGACAGCAGGTGTATCTCGAGATCGTCGACGGCGACGACGGAAATGCCTATGCCTGGCTGGCGGCCGGCCGATTCTCGCTCGACGGGTTTGAACCGACGCAGTTTTCTGCCGGACGTGTCGCAGCAGATCTCGTGGGGACGCTCAGGATGCAGGAACTGCTCCCTCGCCTGATCAACGTCGTGGCGAACGGGCCAGCGGGGTGGACGACGCGTGTGCGGTTTGCCCGGACGCTGCTGGAGTTCGATTCCCGTCCGCTGCTGGCCGCGATGCTCGAGGTCGTCAGCGAAGGGCTCGTCAGTCAGGCCGTCGGCGAACGTGTCCTGCAGCAGGTGGTGGCGGGTGAGGAAATGCAGGAGGATGAACTGCTCAAGGAGGTTGCCAATCTGTTGCCCGAGTCGGGACAGAGACGGTTTGCCACGATTCTGGCCGGCACGCCGGTCGGGGCGGAGGCCGTTTTCTCACTGATCGAGGCAGGGCGGATGTCGCCACGTGTCCTGCAGGATGCTCAGGTTGCTGACAAGCTCGCGGCCGTGGCGGGACAATCCGCACGCAGCCGCATTGCCGACCTTACGCGAGATCTGCCGAGCCAGGATGCGGCTCTGCAGGAGATGATGGCCGAGCGGCTGGAACTGCTGGAAGGTTCCAGAGCCGATCTCGACCGTGGAACGTGGGTTTTCAAGAAGTCCTGCGCGTCGTGTCATCGGATTGGTCAGGAAGGAAAGCAGATCGGCCCCCAACTGGATGGTGTGGGGATTCGCGGTCCGCGGCGGCTGCTCGAAGACATTCTCGACCCGAACCGGAACGTCGACGGGGCGTTTCGCACGACGACGATTCTGCTTGATTCCGGCAAGGTCGTGACCGGGCTGGTGCGTCGGGAGGAGGGGGAAACGCTGATCCTGGCCAATGAGAAGGGAGAAGAGTTTCCGGTTCCGGTCGACGAGATCGACGAGCAGGTGAAGTCTTCGCGGTCGCTGATGCCGGCCAACTTCGGCGAACTGCTGCCGCCGGAAGATCTGCGGGATCTGATTGGATTTCTGCAGGCGGTGACGGCCGAGCAGGCGAGCGTCCGATAG
- a CDS encoding proline dehydrogenase family protein gives MTTSTSVQDAVEAETQRIGRDLWAQLERRRPTVFERRWWLDHILEWAMADESIKVQMFRFVDVLPMLRTHESVARHLQEYFNEVRGHLPWAAQLGLDISQPNSLLGKALALNARTNARKMAERFIAGSKVEEVLKSVSRLRKQGLAFTLDLLGEAVISEPEADAYQQAYLDLITGLAPQTNAWPESRQLDRDEAGWIPRCNVSLKLSALCSHFKPIDPEGSAKAVKERLRPILRAAREHDAYVHVDMEHYAYKDLTLEIFKQVFMEDEFRDWPDCGIVIQAYLPEAGDDLQGLLEWVKERGTPIWIRLVKGAYWDYETVVAEYRGWPCPVYLEKWQSDDNFERQTQFLFENAKWLRPALGSHNLRSLAHGMAWAKQLDVPEGSWEIQMLYGMAEEQQLLFSEMGYRVRVYTPFGELIPGMAYLVRRLLENTSNDSFLRHAYDTSVNVEDLFRKPADVGAMQAAGT, from the coding sequence ATGACGACTTCGACGTCAGTTCAGGACGCTGTCGAAGCAGAAACGCAGCGGATTGGCCGGGACCTGTGGGCTCAGCTCGAGCGGCGGCGCCCGACGGTTTTTGAGCGGCGGTGGTGGCTGGACCACATTCTCGAATGGGCGATGGCCGATGAGTCCATCAAGGTCCAGATGTTCCGGTTCGTCGACGTGCTGCCCATGCTCCGTACGCACGAATCGGTGGCCCGACATCTGCAGGAATACTTCAACGAGGTGCGGGGGCATCTCCCCTGGGCGGCCCAGCTGGGACTCGACATCTCGCAGCCGAACTCGCTGCTCGGCAAGGCACTTGCACTGAATGCCCGGACCAACGCCCGCAAGATGGCCGAACGGTTCATCGCCGGCAGCAAGGTCGAGGAAGTCCTCAAGAGCGTCTCGCGACTGCGGAAGCAGGGGCTGGCGTTTACGCTGGATCTGCTCGGCGAGGCGGTCATCAGCGAGCCGGAAGCGGATGCGTACCAGCAGGCGTACCTCGATCTGATTACCGGCCTGGCTCCGCAGACGAACGCCTGGCCCGAGAGCCGGCAGCTCGACCGGGACGAAGCGGGCTGGATTCCCCGCTGCAATGTGTCGCTCAAGCTTTCCGCCCTGTGCAGTCACTTCAAGCCGATCGATCCGGAAGGCTCGGCCAAAGCGGTCAAGGAGCGGCTGCGTCCCATTCTGCGGGCGGCCCGCGAGCACGATGCGTACGTCCATGTCGACATGGAACATTACGCCTACAAGGACCTCACGCTGGAGATCTTCAAGCAGGTCTTCATGGAGGACGAGTTCCGCGACTGGCCCGACTGCGGCATCGTGATTCAGGCGTATCTGCCCGAAGCAGGAGACGACCTGCAGGGACTGCTCGAATGGGTCAAGGAACGGGGAACGCCGATCTGGATCCGCCTCGTCAAAGGGGCGTATTGGGATTACGAAACCGTCGTCGCCGAATACCGCGGCTGGCCCTGTCCGGTCTATCTGGAGAAGTGGCAGTCGGATGACAACTTCGAGCGGCAGACGCAGTTTCTGTTCGAGAACGCGAAGTGGCTGCGGCCCGCACTCGGCTCGCACAACCTGCGGAGTCTGGCCCACGGCATGGCCTGGGCAAAGCAGCTCGACGTGCCGGAAGGCTCGTGGGAAATCCAGATGCTGTACGGCATGGCCGAAGAACAGCAGCTGCTGTTTTCCGAAATGGGTTATCGCGTGCGTGTCTACACGCCGTTTGGCGAACTGATTCCCGGCATGGCGTATCTCGTGCGGAGGCTGCTGGAGAACACATCCAACGACAGCTTCCTGCGTCACGCGTACGACACGAGTGTCAACGTCGAAGACCTGTTCCGCAAACCGGCCGATGTCGGGGCGATGCAGGCGGCAGGAACGTAG
- the pruA gene encoding L-glutamate gamma-semialdehyde dehydrogenase — MSERDESAENAYSVFHFQNEPHTDFSKSANREAMQEALEEVASELGGEYPLVIDGKAIDTRSEIISRNPSKKDQVVGTAASASADHAEDAIEAARRAFRQWSKVSADHRAEYLELIAAEMRNRRFELAAWMVYECGKPWGDADADVAEAIDFCMYYAACMRELGVPLQCDYPGEENSYWYRARGVAVVIAPWNFPLAILTGMTAAALVTGNTVIMKPAEQSPVIAAKLMEIIRDAGIPDGVAAYLPGVGEDVGPALVGSPDVDIIAFTGSREVGLSINRLASETDPRQTSVKRVIAEMGGKNAIIVDEDADLDEAVQGVVESAFGYSGQKCSACSRVIVLDAAYDAFLERLKNAVESLTVGPAEKPGTDVGPVIEQEAFERINDYISIGKDECTLVAGKEVDKLAKQGFFVGPHVFADVEPDSRLAQDEIFGPVLSVLRADDLDEAFEIANGTSYALTGGIFSRSPENLDRARHELFVGNLYLNRGITGAIVQRHPFGGFRMSGIGTKAGGPDYLLQFLLPVNVTENTLRRGFAPPPDDEKA, encoded by the coding sequence ATGTCCGAACGTGACGAATCGGCGGAAAACGCCTACTCGGTGTTTCATTTCCAGAACGAACCGCACACCGACTTCAGCAAGTCTGCCAATCGGGAGGCCATGCAGGAGGCGCTCGAGGAAGTTGCCTCGGAACTCGGGGGTGAGTATCCGCTGGTGATCGACGGCAAGGCGATCGATACGCGGTCGGAGATCATCTCCCGCAATCCGTCGAAGAAGGACCAGGTCGTGGGGACGGCCGCGTCCGCCTCGGCCGATCATGCCGAAGACGCCATCGAAGCGGCCCGCAGAGCCTTTCGGCAATGGTCGAAAGTCTCCGCCGATCATCGCGCCGAGTATCTCGAACTGATCGCCGCCGAGATGCGGAACCGTCGTTTCGAGCTGGCTGCCTGGATGGTCTACGAATGCGGCAAGCCCTGGGGCGATGCCGATGCCGACGTCGCCGAGGCGATCGACTTCTGCATGTACTATGCCGCCTGCATGCGCGAGCTGGGCGTGCCGCTGCAGTGTGACTACCCCGGCGAAGAGAACAGCTACTGGTACCGTGCCCGGGGCGTGGCAGTGGTGATCGCTCCGTGGAACTTCCCGCTGGCGATTCTGACCGGGATGACGGCAGCCGCACTGGTGACGGGAAACACCGTCATCATGAAGCCGGCCGAGCAGTCGCCGGTCATTGCCGCCAAACTGATGGAGATCATTCGCGACGCGGGCATTCCGGACGGCGTGGCCGCCTACCTGCCCGGCGTGGGCGAAGATGTCGGGCCCGCACTGGTGGGAAGTCCCGACGTCGACATCATCGCATTTACCGGCTCGCGGGAAGTGGGGCTGTCGATCAACCGGCTGGCGTCGGAGACTGATCCGCGGCAGACCAGTGTGAAGCGTGTTATCGCCGAGATGGGGGGCAAGAACGCCATCATCGTCGACGAAGATGCCGACCTCGACGAGGCGGTGCAGGGAGTCGTCGAGAGCGCCTTTGGTTACAGCGGCCAGAAGTGCTCGGCCTGTTCGCGGGTGATCGTGCTCGACGCGGCATACGACGCATTTCTCGAACGGCTGAAGAACGCGGTCGAGAGTCTGACGGTCGGACCGGCGGAGAAGCCGGGGACCGATGTCGGTCCGGTCATCGAGCAAGAGGCGTTCGAACGGATCAACGACTACATCTCGATCGGAAAGGACGAGTGCACGCTTGTCGCAGGCAAGGAAGTCGACAAGCTGGCGAAACAGGGATTCTTCGTCGGTCCCCATGTGTTCGCCGACGTCGAGCCGGACTCCCGTCTGGCCCAGGACGAAATCTTCGGGCCGGTTCTCTCCGTGCTGCGTGCCGACGACCTCGACGAGGCATTCGAAATCGCGAACGGCACGTCCTACGCGCTGACGGGGGGCATCTTCAGCCGCAGTCCGGAGAACCTGGATCGGGCCCGTCACGAACTGTTCGTCGGCAATCTGTACCTCAACCGGGGGATCACCGGGGCGATTGTGCAGCGGCACCCGTTCGGCGGATTCCGGATGTCGGGAATCGGCACGAAGGCGGGGGGGCCGGACTACCTGCTGCAGTTCCTGTTGCCGGTGAACGTGACGGAGAACACGCTTCGTCGCGGCTTCGCACCGCCGCCGGATGACGAGAAGGCGTGA